One window of the Etheostoma spectabile isolate EspeVRDwgs_2016 chromosome 16, UIUC_Espe_1.0, whole genome shotgun sequence genome contains the following:
- the LOC116704240 gene encoding chondroitin sulfate proteoglycan 4 has protein sequence MGSFAADLFLLWLISAGHVYGVSFYGDGYIHLRTVEASVQTLLHVRFRTSSDAGILFLAAGRRDFLLLELISGRLQVRLDLGSGERSLRSEKGIHLSDLAWHSLELNHNRHDVNMTLDRNFHTSRRMPGPDLELSVENGLFVGGVAGLNHPYLFNISTGFRGCVDEVVFNEHNLLSSLRPYSGYKSVHEVSLGCSPQFSATEDDSVSFFSSKAFITLPSWEEPQEGLFECELYPSAREEDGMVLFSSGNHGAFVAIEIKDGKLVATVGNGEGNKTELRSLTHVHSNHSWYPIQLHLLPDSVQLKVGEELIKTTLSLELQVIQLKGPLFLGGVDEEAQVEARRAGLMSAVSGGQVAGQGGSFKGCLREIRVNTQRTGLHHAAVTKDITVGCDTGQATNALATTSPTNRPEFDGTTTRAITNNKKNNNFLMLRKLEVVEGGRASLEPKHIRVNLDFQKLGIHPSQLMFRIEGQPVHGQLRLDLSPDPDGMLGEGQERTITIGAEEVDRIFSMLDLWQGRVMYVHSGSEDQDDFFMFSVFSSSKKKLPVFLKSNRLHRFDISISPANDAPVLSLPEGNLFTLLEKSKRQLTSDVVRVSDPDSSPAELVFSSLGNLTEVGHLEHHGYPGRAINTFSLNDLEGGKISFVHTGVPNARLALRVSDGLKLSNTVVLRIMAVPLKHKLVNYTGLEVNQGGASIITTNHLAVEVNVDDRAVEIHYDVTELPQYGELQRLHSSGDWKRTTSFSQKLLKKERIRYLSTYQGLQTRNNITDYFKCKISIGSMATEEVVFPVRVNWIHFKVTRSKMEVNGVQTAAVTPEDLNVISKGVKLSESDLYFRLLTVPNKGQLFLGNKVLVRNSTFSQKNITDGLMKYKLLNMLHDDTRDTFSFQVFSTHANSTTYDFRIYIHAGSTAITVVNKGLSTLEGGSKVLNKEILFTHTASNLEVLYNITVSPRHGQIRRINLSNSTSINDNIVTFTNQDITEERIMYVHDDSETKQDSFTFQIMVYKLHKHTSKKEDRNIVEHTFNISVQLVNDQRPVRVVDKIFHVARNGQRLVTLTDICYRDDDSDFQDNWLVYTRRGIPMGELVLASDTSHKLYEFTQRDLQQKKVLFVHRGVSYGRFVLFVSDGKHYVSTLLEVMAQDPYLQVENNTGLMVQRGGLTTITSANLSIISNLDIRDPREVTFDVFLPPKHGVLCFNNGSCETLTGANPISVFTQQDLVAGRLAYRHDSSHELSDGFNVTTRARENNTDGRTERERREVHLDIGVMVKIYLESHQRPPTVLRNRPVVVMEGQNVSISKEDLEVVHEDSQPSEIVFTVQSHPALGYLQGIPPNDKHKNNNGEQQRLYQVQPTGGLHMTEQPTNSFTQEDLNQGMIIYHQQAAGHTNDSVLLEATNGLTKVGPIRLEIDIIPMLLPLQVSDLTLDEGSSLPLTSDIIKVASHHFSDMNFLYQVIVPPRHGHLEHSRIPGMPITAFTHTEVEREYISYIHDGSDTLRDNFTIVANQTEIRKHSLPCTAHISVIPVNDETPVVTTNKGLKVWVGSVTEITSDDLRAEDLDTLESEGLEFIITPPSNGHLALKSAPSRPVLNFTQNHIQTRQLMFVHSGASSGGFHFQVNDGVNFTPRQIFSTTAYSLALTLQRNHPMEVYPGSVTPISDLELQAITNDVSGIRRHPSVVFAVTTLPKLGSLVRRMPDNSTRNISMFTQSMVNDGVILYDQNKPQSVGWSAADSFSFTVSCPPAFLPPHIFTILISYQANKHHKSAEHKTRLLNNAGAVVAEGGRVTIDRSKLDASNLLGKVPEPQRKSYQVLYRVISLPHHGALSIRGHNLTRNQPDFSQVTLNKYGITYLHDDSETTSDSFTFRAWVAPFDLSSSSSSPSFSSDSSSFSHLYSAFSSSPSPLDVVSPRGAKDRPAVTETFSITVTPVNDQPPLIRSRARSMKVVVGERVVLGPDNLQVEDHDTPPEELHYLVISKPNNGYLTLGERPEPVTSFTQYDVNHGRLHFIQQGEPSTGVFYFNVTDGHHRPLYKLFSLEVVKPSVSMVNNTGLSLVQGRTAVILTTNRFAAQTNSLTQALITYTVTTHPRHGRIAINDQEVTTFCHEDLQFGRVVYHMTDFSESEDSFQVSVSASSPGVAYENVTAQTVNVTVRPLVYLREPVRVPSGIAVKLGKAMIDASELARISRADPVFEVLSPPKHGKLVKMTYDPNRASQVLTSFTFRDVVQGRVAIEETLSDGDNQLHDNKSALATARGHAPATPLNDSFTFLLKAGNVQPAKGELHFTIFPHHQMRHGPSSLNTEGASWERMTTRLPTHNKTTTGRGGGRGGSTTLSKVGDGLPPHMLSHKNHNRTQHKLRPHTRWGNHTRSGSHGGRSGSGAEGAGSHSHAPQPHTPSVSDKHGPAVPPDIHPIHVEVLPRPASNPLHIILPLLACLFLIIILIILILVFRRRKEKQARLRLLQQLAAVALPTEDSPYLGRAERSVAMPSVVVTPLGPVSCPSSPRVLPRSPRRSLAPGMTFWGPFEADGADGDGNISGDNNNERHNITAGFKHSLRSMSLTPTLKDNQYWV, from the exons ATGGGAAGTTTTGCTGCTGACCTTTTTCTGCTCTGGCTCATTTCTGCAGGACACGTTTATGGAG TGTCGTTCTATGGGGATGGCTACATCCATCTGCGGACAGTGGAGGCGTCCGTTCAGACGTTGCTCCATGTACGATTTCGAACCTCCAGTGACGCGGGGATCCTCTTTCTGGCAGCTGGACGCAGAGACTTCTTGCTGCTGGAGCTGATCTCTGGGCGCCTGCAG GTACGTCTGGACCTGGGCTCAGGTGAGCGTTCACTACGTTCTGAAAAGGGCATCCATCTTAGCGACTTGGCGTGGCACTCCTTAGAGCTGAACCACAACCGCCATGATGTCAACATGACCCTAGACCGAAACTTTCATACCAGCCGCCGTATGCCAGGACCAGATCTGGAGCTCAGTGTCGAGAATGGGCTTTTTGTTGGCGGGGTAGCTGGACTGAACCACCCATACCTTTTTAACATCTCCACTGGGTTTAGAGGATGCGTAGATGAAGTTGTGTTCAATGAACATAACCTGTTGTCCAGCCTAAGGCCCTATTCTGGGTACAAGAGTGTCCACGAGGTATCTCTGGGCTGTAGTCCACAGTTTTCTGCAACAGAAGACGATTCTGTCAGCTTTTTCAGCTCTAAAGCATTTATCACTCTCCCGTCTTGGGAGGAGCCCCAGGAAGGGTTGTTTGAATGTGAATTGTACCCCTCTGCAAGAGAAGAAGATGGCATGGTCCTGTTTAGCTCTGGTAACCATGGAGCGTTTGTTGCCATAGAGATCAAAGATGGTAAACTGGTGGCAACAGTAGGAAATGGAGAGGGTAATAAGACTGAGCTGCGTTCTCTAACACATGTTCACAGCAACCATAGCTGGTACCCTATTCAGTTGCACCTGTTGCCCGACAGCGTCCAGTTGAAGGTGGGTGAGGAGTTGATCAAGACCACCCTGAGTCTGGAGCTCCAGGTTATCCAGCTCAAAGGGCCTCTCTTCCTGGGTGGAGTGGACGAAGAAGCCCAGGTAGAGGCACGGCGAGCTGGGCTGATGTCTGCTGTGTCTGGGGGACAAGTGGCTGGGCAAGGAGGGTCCTTTAAAGGCTGCCTCCGAGAAATTAGGGTCAATACTCAAAGAACAGGCCTTCATCATGCTGCCGTAACCAAGGACATCACTGTGGGTTGTGATACAGGGCAAGCTACAAATGCCCTGGCCACCACTAGCCCAACAAATCGTCCCGAGTTTGATGGTACAACAACACGAGCAATCACCAACAATAAGAAGAACAATAACTTTCTGATGCTGAGAAAGCTTGAAGTTGTGGAGGGAGGCCGGGCATCACTGGAGCCTAAACACATTAGG GTGAATCTGGATTTTCAGAAATTGGGCATTCATCCATCCCAGTTGATGTTCCGCATTGAGGGGCAGCCTGTCCATGGCCAGCTCCGGCTGGACCTCAGTCCCGACCCCGATGGAATGCTGGGCGAGGGGCAGGAAAGGACTATCACGATAGGAGCAGAAGAGGTGGACCGGATTTTTAGTATGCTGGACCTGTGGCAGGGTCGGGTGATGTACGTTCACAGTGGGTCAGAGGACCAAGATGATTTCTTCATGTTTTCGGTCTTCTCCAGCAGTAAGAAGAAGCTTCCTGTATTTCTGAAGAGCAACCGCTTGCATCGATTTGATATCAGCATCAGTCCTGCTAATGATGCGCCTGTGCTCAGCCTGCCGGAGGGAAACCTTTTCACTCTGCTGGAGAAGTCCAAACGACAG CTGACTTCAGATGTGGTGAGGGTGTCAGACCCTGACAGCAGTCCTGCAGAGCTGGTGTTCAGCTCCCTGGGAAACCTCACTGAGGTTGGACATCTTGAGCACCATGGTTACCCTGGCAG GGCCATTAACACGTTCTCTCTCAATGATCTGGAGGGGGGTAAGATCAGCTTTGTCCACACTGGGGTCCCCAACGCTCGGCTGGCACTCAGAGTAAGCGACGGCCTGAAG TTGAGCAACACAGTAGTTTTGAGGATTATGGCGGTGCCACTCAAACACAAACTGGTGAATTACACTGGACTGGAGGTGAACCAAGGCGGGGCTTCCATCATCACAACCAATCACCTTGCTGTAGAAGTTAATGTGGATGATCGGGCAGTGGAAATTCACTATGACGTTACAGAGTTGCCACAATATGGTGAGCTCCAGCGGTTGCACTCAAGTGGCGACTGGAAACGAACAACATCCTTCTCTCAGAAGCTTCTCAAAAAAGAAAGGATACGATACCTCAGCACTTACCAGGGCCTTCAGACTCGGAACAACATCACAGATTACTTCAAATGTAAGATCAGCATCGGTTCCATGGCTACAGAGGAAGTCGTTTTCCCAGTCAGGGTAAACTGGATCCATTTTAAGGTCACACGCAGCAAGATGGAAGTCAATGGTGTTCAGACGGCTGCTGTCACTCCCGAGGACCTCAATGTGATTTCTAAAGGTGTTAAACTTAGTGAGAGTGACCTGTATTTTAGGCTCCTAACAGTGCCGAATAAAGGGCAGCTATTCCTGGGCAACAAAGTTCTAGTAAGAAACTCAACCTTTAGCCAAAAGAATATCACAGATGGCTTGATGAAGTACAAGCTCCTCAACATGTTGCACGATGACACAAGAGACACGTTCAGCTTTCAGGTGTTTTCAACGCATGCCAACTCAACAACTTACGACTTTAGAATTTACATCCATGCCGGGTCAACCGCCATCACCGTTGTAAACAAAGGCCTTTCAACCCTGGAAGGAGGAAGTAAAGTCCTCAACAAAGAAATCCTGTTCACCCACACAGCAAGTAACCTGGAGGTCCTCTACAACATTACAGTGAGCCCTAGGCACGGACAGATAAGGAGGATCAACCTTTCCAACTCAACTTCCATTAACGACAACATTGTGACGTTCACCAATCAGGATATCACTGAGGAGAGGATCATGTACGTTCATGATGACAGCGAGACCAAGCAGGATTCCTTCACTTTTCAAATTATGGTTTACAAACTgcacaaacacaccagcaagaAGGAGGATAGAAACATTGTAGAGCACACCTTTAATATCTCTGTGCAGCTCGTCAACGATCAGAGACCCGTCAGGGTTGTGGATAAAATTTTCCATGTCGCTCGCAATGGGCAGAGGTTGGTGACGTTGACTGACATTTGTTACCGGGACGATGACTCTGACTTTCAGGACAATTGGTTGGTGTACACACGGAGGGGGATTCCCATGGGAGAGCTGGTGCTGGCCAGTGATACCAGTCACAAGCTGTACGAGTTCACACAACGGGACCTTCAGCAG aaaaaagtgttgtttgtccACAGAGGAGTGAGTTATGGCCGTTTTGTGCTTTTCGTATCGGATGGGAAACATTATGTTTCAACGCTGCTGGAG GTGATGGCGCAGGATCCTTACCTTCAGGTCGAGAACAACACAGGCCTCATGGTCCAGCGAGGTGGGCTCACAACCATTACCTCTGCTAACCTCAGCATCATCAGCAACCTTGACATCCGAGACCCACGGGAAGTGACATTTGATGTCTTCCTTCCGCCTAAACATGGCGTACTCTGCTTTAATAATGGCAGTTGTGAGACCTTAACAGGTGCAAATCCAATTTCAGTATTCACCCAGCAAGATTTGGTGGCAGGGCGCCTGGCGTATCGCCATGACAGCAGTCATGAGCTGTCAGATGGGTTCAATGTGACGACAAGAGCAAGGGAGAACAACACAGATGGAAGAACGGAAAGGGAGAGAAGGGAGGTACATTTGGATATTGGAGTGATGGTAAAAATTTACCTGGAAAGTCACCAGAGGCCGCCAACAGTCCTAAGAAACCGTCCAGTGGTAGTGATGGAGGGACAAAATGTCTCCATAAGCAAGGAGGACTTAGAG GTGGTTCATGAGGACAGCCAGCCCTCAGAGATAGTTTTCACTGTCCAAAGTCATCCCGCTCTGGGCTACCTTCAGGGGATTCCCCCCAACGACAAGCACAAGAACAACAATGGAGAACAGCAGCGCCTTTATCAAGTACAGCCGACTGGAGGTTTACACATGA CAGAGCAGCCGACTAATTCCTTCACCCAGGAGGACCTGAACCAGGGAATGATCATCTACCATCAGCAGGCTGCCGGACACACCAACGACTCTGTTCTATTGGAGGCCACCAATGGGCTCACAAAGGTCGGCCCTATCAGACTGGAGATTGACATCATCCCAATGCTACTCCCTCTACAG gtgtctgacttgacccttGATGAGGGGTCGTCCCTGCCGCTGACTTCCGACATCATCAAGGTGGCCAGTCATCACTTCTCAGACATGAACTTCCTGTACCAGGTCATCGTTCCACCACGACATGGACACTTGGAGCACAGCCGGATCCCGGGAATGCCCATCACTGCTTTCACTCACACTGAG GTGGAACGTGAGTACATCTCCTATATCCACGACGGCAGCGACACACTGAGAGACAACTTTACCATTGTGGCAAATCAGACGGAAATCAGGAAGCACAGTCTGCCCTGCACCGCTCACATCAGTGTCATACCTGTCAATGATGAGACTCCTGTTGTCACAACCAATAAGGGTCTGAAG GTGTGGGTGGGTTCAGTGACAGAAATCACCAGCGATGATCTTAGAGCAGAGGACTTGGACACTCTTGAGTCTGAGGGGCTAGAGTTCATCATCACACCACCCAGCAACGGCCACCTGGCCCTGAAGAGCGCCCCCTCCAGACCCGTCCTGAACTTCACCCAAAATCACATACAAACCAGACAACTGATGTTCGTGCACAGCG GTGCTTCATCGGGTGGCTTTCACTTCCAGGTGAACGACGGCGTGAACTTTACCCCTCGCCAGATCTTCAGCACAACTGCCTACTCTCTGGCCCTCACCCTGCAGAGAAATCATCCCATGGAGGTCTACCCAG GCTCTGTGACACCAATCTCTGACCTGGAGCTTCAGGCCATAACCAACGATGTCAGCGGCATCAGAAGACACCCCTCGGTGGTGTTTGCAGTGACCACTCTTCCTAAACTTGGCAGCCTGGTCCGACGTATGCCCGACAACTCTACTCGAAACATTTCCATGTTCACACAAAGCATG GTGAATGATGGAGTTATATTGTACGATCAGAACAAGCCACAGTCCGTGGGATGGTCGGCAGCAGACTCTTTCTCTTTCACCGTGTCCTGCCCTCCTGCTTTCCTTCCTCCGCACATCTTCACCATCCTAATCTCCTACCAGGCTAACAAACATCACAAAAGTGCTGAACACAAGACCAGACTACTGAACAACGCAG GTGCTGTGGTGGCCGAGGGAGGCAGGGTGACGATTGACAGGTCAAAACTTGATGCCTCCAATCTCCTTGGGAAGGTTCCAGAACCCCAACGGAAATCCTACCAAGTCCTGTACCGTGTGATTTCCCTGCCGCACCACGGGGCTCTGTCTATACGGGGACATAACCTCACCAG GAACCAACCTGATTTCTCCCAGGTCACCCTAAACAAGTACGGCATCACATACCTCCACGATGACTCTGAGACGACGAGCGACAGCTTCACTTTCCGGGCCTGGGTGGCGCCTTTcgatctctcctcctcttcctcttccccttccttttcctccgattcctcctccttttcccaTCTCTATTCAGCCTTTTCATCCTCCCCTTCACCATTAGATGTGGTTTCTCCACGGGGTGCCAAGGACAGGCCGGCGGTGACGGAGACGTTCAGCATCACGGTGACACCGGTCAACGACCAGCCGCCACTCATCAGGAGCAGAGCGCGGAGTATGAAGGTGGTAGTCGGAGAGAGAGTCGTACTAGGACCAGACAACCTGCAG GTTGAGGATCATGACACCCCTCCAGAGGAGCTGCACTACCTCGTGATCAGTAAGCCCAACAACGGCTACCTGACGCTAGGGGAAAGACCGGAGCCGGTGACCTCCTTCACCCAGTACGACGTTAACCACGGCCGGCTGCACTTCATACAGCAg GGAGAGCCGTCAACGGGTGTTTTCTACTTTAACGTAACCGACGGTCATCATCGTCCGCTCTACAAACTGTTTAGTTTGGAGGTGGTGAAGCCCTCTGTCTCCATGGTTAACAACACTGGCTTGTCACTGGTTCAAGGCAGGACCGCTGTGATCCTGACAACCAACCGGTTTGCAGCTCAAACCAACAGCCTCACGCAGGCCCTCATCACCTACACGGTCACAACGCACCCTCGCCACGGGCGCATTGCTATCAACGACCAGGAAGTCACAACCTTCTGCCATGAGGACCTGCAGTTTGGCCGCGTGGTCTATCACATGACTGATTTCAGCGAATCCGAGGACAGCTTCCAAGTCTCAGTTTCAGCCTCGTCCCCAGGTGTGGCCTACGAAAATGTAACAGCGCAGACAGTGAATGTAACTGTGCGCCCTCTGGTCTACCTGAGGGAGCCAGTCAGAGTGCCCAGTGGCATTGCGGTGAAACTGGGGAAAGCCATGATCGACGCCTCTGAGCTGGCGAGAATCAGCCGAGCCGACCCGGTCTTTGAGGTTCTGTCTCCACCAAAACATGGAAAACTAGTCAAG ATGACCTATGACCCTAACCGAGCATCACAAGTCCTGACGTCATTTACGTTCAGAGATGTGGTGCAAGGCCGCGTCGCCATCGAGGAGACTCTCAGTGATGGTGACAACCAGCTGCATGACAACAAATCAGCACTCGCAACAGCTCGAGGCCACGCCCCCGCCACACCTCTTAATGATTCTTTCACCTTCCTGCTGAAGGCTGGAAACGTCCAACCAGCGAAGGGTGAGCTTCACTTCACCATCTTTCCCCACCACCAGATGCGTCATGGTCCAAGCAGTTTAAATACAGAGGGTGCAAGTTGGGAACGCATGACAACCCGTCTTCCGACACATAATAAGACTACTACCGGAAGAGGAGGTGGGCGAGGGGGTTCCACGACGCTCAGCAAGGTCGGGGATGGTTTGCCCCCCCACATGTTGTCACATAAGAACCACAACAGGACTCAGCACAAGTTGAGGCCTCACACCCGCTGGGGGAACCACACACGCAGTGGGAGTCATGGTGGAAGATCAGGGAGTGGTGCAGAGGGAGCAGGGAGTCATAGTCATGCCCCACAACCCCACACTCCGTCTGTCTCAGACAAGCACGGCCCAGCGGTCCCTCCTGACATACACCCGATCCACGTTGAGGTTCTCCCTCGCCCCGCCTCCAACCCTCTTCACATTATCCTGCCACTGCTGGCCTGTTTGTTCCTCATCATAATCCTCATTATTCTGATCCTGGTGTTCCGCCGCCGCAAGGAGAAACAGGCGCGGCTGCGGCTCCTCCAGCAACTCGCCGCAGTGGCGTTACCCACCGAGGACAGCCCTTACCTGGGCAGGGCGGAGCGCAGCGTGGCTATGCCCTCCGTGGTGGTCACCCCGCTAGGTCCTGTAAGCTGCCCTTCCTCACCCAGGGTACTCCCCAGGAGTCCCAGAAGGAGTCTGGCCCCTGGGATGACCTTCTGGGGGCCATTTGAAGCTGATGGAGCAGATGGTGATGGGAATATTAGTGGTGATAACAATAATGAAAGACATAACATAACAGCAGGTTTCAAGCACTCTCTGAGATCTATGTCCCTTACTCCGACTCTTAAAGACAACCAGTACTGGGTTTGA